The genome window AGCAGGTAGGCCGAACTGAGGCGAAACAAGACCTGCAAATTCGACGGGATAGCATTTTTGCCAAAAAATTATTTACCTTGATTTCTGCCCCACAAAGCCCCTCAGATGTAGATGATATTCCTGATGATGTGGCGCTTTGTTTGATAGATTTTGGTGAAGCAATGGTGCAAAATTCTACGGATGAAGCACCTTATTTAATTGAGCAAATTTTTAACAACACCGGCGAGTCGGGAAAGTTTCGTACTTATCGCAATCGGCTATTATTTTTAGTAGCAAATGAGCGAGAATTAGAAAAGGCAATCGATTTAGTGCGGGAATATAAGGCGATTCAAAATATTCTGGCAAGCCAAACCCGTTTAGAGGATTTATCTGAAAGTCAACGGAAGCAAATTAAAGAAAGGAAAGGTGGAAAAGATTTAGAGGTGAGGGTGGCTTTAACGAATGCTTACCGGCATTTATTTTACCCAGATCAAGATCCTGTAAAAGCACCGAAGGGTTTAAAACATTATACCTTGCCGGCGGAAGATTCTAGCATGGTGAAAGGAAAAAACAACCAGCAAGATGTTATTTTAAAAGCGCTGAAAGATTGCCAGAAAATACGCTCGGATGAGGAGATAAAACCCTATGCACCGGCCTTTATTTTACAAAAAGTATGGCCCGCCGGTTTAGAACATTTTAGCGTCAAAGCTTTGCGAGATGAATTTGCCAAAAATTTGAGTTTAAAAATTCTGCTAGATGCAGAAATATCCTTGTTGCGCGATACGATCCGGCGGGGTTTAGAAGAGGGACAATGGGATATGAAAGTTGGCGAAAAATTGTATATTAAAACAAACGATTCGCCGCTTTTTTTGCCAGATGTTATTGAGTTTTCCGATAGAATGGTTCTTTATCGCAGGGAGATTTTGCAGCCGCCGGTGCCGAAAGAAATAGAACTCAGTACCGTTGTGATGCCGGCAACAGAAGCGGCTAAGCTGGTGCGTGTACGATGGAAGGCTAAAGGGGCTTTAAGTGTGAGTCTTTATCAGGATGGGGAGTTATTATCAAATACATTCCGCCCTTCTGATGAGTGGGAGGGAAAAATAGAAAAAGCGGCGGTTTTTCGGGTGGTTGCTGATTACGGAAATGGGGAAATTATCGAGAAAGAAACAGCGGTAAATGTGACTTCTACCGGCACCCCTGGGATGGTAAAAAATGGGGGTGGAGTTTATACTACCGCCGGCACTGTTTCGCTGTTCGATTTAAAACCGGCTACCATAGAATTAGAAGGCAGTTTAAATGGTGTTTTTACGCAGTTTATGGATCAATGTCTTGATTTTAAAGTACGCGGAATTGAGTCTTTAGATTTATCTGTTTCTCAAGGTATGGATTACCGGAAAATTGGCACGGCAATTCCTTTATTTAGTCGCTTTAAATTGCAAATTGATAAAACTGTTAGTTTGACTGCTAATGACCAGTTTGTGCGGTTAGAATATCAGGGTTCTGTGCGGGGTTTTCAAAGCTTTTTTACCACAATTAATACTTTGTTAAATTCTGAAGGAACGAAGGCTGATATTAGTTTAAAGATAAGCTTTGAATTTGAAACACCAATCCAGCCGCAAGGTACTGAATTAAATGCAATAAAACAAGCGCTAAACCGGAATCCTGTTGATCATTTGAGCTTGCGTGCTAAGGTGGTTTATTAGGTTAGTATCGGCTTTTTTACCGGCTTTAACCGGCACCCCACCCCAGCCCAGACGCGGGTAGATGCTAAAATTTAATTTCCCCACCCTATCGTCACAGGAAAAAACCGGCCATAATACCGACTATTTTGGTAAAATTATTCAGAAGTATGCAAGAATTTCAATTAAGAGTCATTCCATTAGATAACAACAATTTTACTTTGGAACTTTATCAATGTGCTTATAAAAAAGCCGGTGAGAAAAAACGCCCTGCTGCTAAATGTATAGGCCGGCTAAAAGGTAATGCTTTAGTGCAGGCTAGACAGATAATTTATGCTGCTTTAAAAGGCAATAATTATGACCCCAAAACTTTATCTTATAACCGGCAATCCCCTTATATTCTTTCTGAACAAACAGGCGTTAGTTTAGCAATTTTATTTCAAGCTTTACAACCGCTTTCTAAAACAGAACGCATTGCTAACATTACCTCTGGTATTATGGGAATGAGTGATGAAGAGGCGCATTACTGGTTTGGTAAAATTGCCAATGGTAAGCGTTCTAATGCACTCAAAGCTTTGCGAGTTTTATTAGGAGATTAATTATATAAAAATAGCCGCTTTGATTAAATTTCCATAATGGCAGGCAAAATGCCATCCCCACTCAAAAACCTAAAACTACTAATTTAAAATTATGCGTCCTAAACTTTTTATCGAAAAAATATTCCCGGTGAATGATTTAAATACACAAGTATATTACGAACATGGCGGAAACCCTTTTAAAGGTTTACATCGCTGGTATTCCCGCAAACCTTTATCCTTTTCTCGCGCTTCTGTTTTAGCCTCAATTTTACCCGATGATATCTCCTTAGAAGAGTTTAAATATTTGCTTGGTTACTATCCTGAAAAAGAAGGTTTAAAACCTGATCCTGATATCAAACTTTATAAAACTCCACCTGGTAAGTTTAGGCTTAAAAAAGTACACGACTATTGCGAGAAAGTGTGGGGAAATCGTACTCCTACTATTTTAGATGCCTTTGCCGGTGGGGGTAGCATTCCTTTTGAAGCGGCGCGATATGGGTTAAATGTATTGGCGTCGGATCTCAATCCTGTGGCGGTGGTGACGATGAAGGCGGCTATGGAATATCCGCTGAAATTTGGCCCCGATTTGCAGCATGATATTGATAAATGGGTGAAATGGGTGGGAGATGAAGCCGAGAAAAGATTAGCTGATTTTTTCCCCTCGGCGCCGGGGGAAACTGTGCAAAATTATTTGTGGGCTCATACGGTGGTTTGTCCGAGTTGTCAGTCTGTTGTACCATTAAGTCCGAATTGGTGGTTAAGTAAGACAAGTAACTATGCCGGTAAAGGACAAGCAAGAAAAGTTACGAGTGATTGGTATGCGGTGAAACCTATTCCTAATCTTGCACAAAAGCGGGTTGATTTTGAATTGGTGAAGGGGAAGAAAGGTAAAGAATCGACTATTAAAACAGAGGCCGGTGAGTACGATCCCAATACGTTATCTACTTTAAGTAGAGCCGTTGGGAAATGCTTCAATTGTAATGCTATTATAACAGAGCAAGAAATCAAAGGTTATACATCTGTAAATAATTTTGGACATCAGTTATATGCAGTAGCTTATAAAAAAAACAAATCTATATTAGAATTCCGAAACCCTGAAGAATTAGATTTTTACGGTTTTCAAAAAGCGCAACAGTATTTAAATGAGGCTTATCCTGAATTTATTACTAAGGGATTAATTCCCAATGAACCGACCAGTACCGACTTGCATAATTCTCCAGGCAATTATGACTATGGTTTACGAAAGTATGAAGACTTATTTAACCCTCGGCAGCTTCTAACGCTTGTCACTTATGTAGAAATAATCAACGAAGCTAAGGCGCTGTTACAGGCTGAATACGAACCGGAGAAAGTAGAGGCAATTACAACTTATTTAGCTTTAGTGTTAGATAGATGTGTTGATAAAAACTGTCGTTTATCCATGTGGGATGCTAGTCGAGCATCCTATAGAACAGCATCAGGAATGCACGCTCTCAACTTAATGTGGAACTATCCTGAAGTCAATAGTTCTATTGAACTGTGGCAATCTTGTTTAGAAGATGCTACTAAAGATTATCAAAAACTTTGTGCTTTATTCAGCACAAAACCCCCCTCCACTGGCCTAGAAGGAATCGAACAATACGACCCAAAAACCATTAAAATTGATGCAGCATCAGCCGATAGTCTCTACCACATCCCGGACAATTCAGTAAATGCAATTATCACAGATCCGCCTTATTATTCCACAATTCCCTATGCCGATCTTTCCGACTTTTTCTATGTCTGGATGAAACGCACATTAGGTGATATATTCCCTGAATTATTCTGGTCAGAACTTACTGAAAAAGCGAAAGAAGCTGTAGCGAATCCTTTCCGCTTCCGCAACATGGGAACATCACCAGACGAACTCGCCAAACAAGACTACGAAGCAAAAATGGCCCTTGCTTTTGCCGAATATTACCGAGTTTTGCGAGAAGACGGCGTAATGACAGTACAATTCAACCACAAAGAATCCGGCGCCTGGGACGTGCTCACAAAATCGCTGATAGATAGCGGCTTCGAGATTACCGCATCCTGGGCTGTCAGTACCGAAAACCCGCAAAACCTCCACCAAGCGCAGAAAAACTCAGTCTCCAGTACCGTCCTCTTAGTATGCCGCAAACGAGATCCCAACGCCGAACAAGCCTGGTGGGATGACTTGCGCCCGGAAGTTGCCAACTTAGTCGAACAACGCGCCCCCGAATTTGAAGCCAACGACATCACCGGCATAGACTTATATTTAAGCGCCTTTGGCCCCGCTTTAAACGTCTTCAGCCGTTCCTATCCCATCCTCGACAGCAGCGGTGAAGAAGTACGCCCCGAAGTAGCATTTGCCGAAGCCAGAAAAGCCATTGCAAATTACCGTTTCCGCAAACTAGCGCAAACAGATACAGCCGGTTTTGATGCCCTCACCCAATGGTATTTACTCGCCTGGGATGCCTTCCGCGCCGTTGAATTCCCCTTTGATGAAGCCCGACAATTAGCATTAGCAATAGGAGGTTTCAACGTCACCAATTTAGCAAAAGAACACAAATTAATTGACTCCACCAGCGGAACTTGTAAATTTTTAACACCAAAACAAAGGCTAAAAAAACGCGCATTTTCGATTAACCCGCAAGACTTCACCTTGCAAAATTTAGTAGATGGACTTCACGCGATTATCGCTATTTATCAAGAAGAAGATGATATCCAGCGTGTGCGCGAGTTTATGAAAAAAACCAACTTAGTAAGCAATGATATGTTCATGCGGACAATAGAAGTAGCGCTAAAAGTAATCCCCCGTATTGGAGACGAGAAAAAACGCATCCCCGAAGAAAAAGCCTTGTTAGATTTATGGTTAGCAATGGATGAAATTAAGGCAAAAGTTGTCTATGAACAAATGGAGTTAAATTTTGAAGAAGGGCAGTTAAGCTTAGATTTTAGTGGAGACAATACGGAGAGTTAATTATGTTACTTTTAGATCCAAAAACCTTACAGCCGGCAGAAGAACAACGAGTCATTTTTTATGAGGTAAGTTGGGAACAATACGAATTATTGTCTGATATGCTTAACCTCGAATTTACGCGGATGACGTACTTGGAAGGAAGCTTAGAAATTATAATGACAAATTCTCCTGAACATGAAAGGCTGAAAAAAATTATTGCCCGTTTAATAGAAGCCTACGCCGAACAAAAAAACATTGAATTAAACGGTTATGGTAGCACAACTTTTCGTCGCCGTGCTGTGAAACGGGGTGTAGAACCCGATGAATGTTATTGTTTAGGAAGCCTCAATGAAGTCCCAGATATTGCCATAGAAATTGTTATCAGTAGCGGCGGAATTGATAAATTAGAAGTGTATAAAGGTTTGGGAGTAAAAGAGGTGTGGTTTTGGGAAAATCAGCAATTGTCGTTTTATTATTTACCTGACACCGATGCTGATTATGTTCAGAATTCTCGCAGCGTTTTATTGCCAGATTTAGACCCTATTTTATTAGCGAATTTTATAGGAGAATCGAATCAAACTCAAGCCGTGAGAAATTACAAATTAGCCCTCATAAATGATGGAAATTAAAAAAAACCGCAATCAAAAGGCCGACTTCTCCCAATTCCAAAAAACATGAATTTCTAAAAACATGAACTTCCAAAAACATCCCTGGCGGATAAGTTATTCCAGCAATGAAAACAACCCCATCGCCGAATTTTACATCCCCGCCTTACAATCAGCCATAAAATATGACAGAAAATCAGGATTTTTTAACAGCAAAATCCTCAGCAGAGTAGCCCAAGGTATCGGCGCAATGCTGCATAATAACGGGCAAATACGGTTAATAATGGGTTGCCAATTTAGCCCCCAAGACTTGCAAGCCATCCAACAAGGATACAGCCTCCGAGATGCAATGACATTTCGCCTAGAGGATGATTTTAAACCCCCCGAAACCTTCGCCCAACTTCACCATTTTGAAATTCTAAGCTGGCTGATCCAAAACGGATATTTAGACATAAAAATAGCAATTCCCCTAAAAACAACCGGCCTGCCAGAAGCCCCCGAAACACAACTTGATTATAACCATATTTTCCACGAAAAAACAGGAATTTTTACCGACAGTAACGGTAATCAAATCGCATTTAGCGGTTCCAACAATGAAACAGAGGCCGGTTGGCAAAGCAACGTTGAATCATTCCATGTTTATTGCTCTTGGGAAGGCGAAAGAGACTTAGAGAGAATTTCAGAAGAACAATATAGATTTGAGCTATTGTGGAACAATCTAGCCCCCAATGTCTGCACGTTTGATATCCCCGAAGCCATCCAAAAAAAGCTCTTACAATACGCCCCCGCAAGTAAACCAAACTGGAATCGACAAATTGAATTTGATAACCGGCCGGTGTCTAACCAAAAGCCATTAGTTACCACCAATCAACCCCCAGAAATTCCCTCTTTAAATTATACCATTTCTCCAGAAAATCTCGAAGCAGAAAAACAAAATTTTAGCCCTTTATTTGATTTACCTAAATCCCCTGGTTGCTTAGATTATTGCCTAAAATCAATTCCTATAAAACCTTGGCCTCACCAAATCAAAATCCTCCGCCGCGTCGCTGAACAATACCCCTGTAATTTTCTGATAGCAGATGAAGTTGGACTCGGTAAAACCATAGAAACCGGCCTAATTTTGCGCTACTTATTAGTTAGCCAAAAAGCCAAACGTATATTAATATTAGCACCGGCCAGCGTTCAACCGCAATGGCAAGAAGAATTAAGAGAAAAATTTAACCTTTATTTTTGGAGTTATAGCCAAAATGAATTAAAAAACTCAGATGGTTCTTCTATTATCCCCACCGGCAATCCTTGGAACGCCCAAAACTTAATACTTGCCTCCTCACATTTAGTGCGCCGGTCAGAAAGAATGCGAGAATTAATAGAAGCAGAACCCTGGGATTTAGTTGTGCTAGATGAAGCCCACCACGCCCGCCGGCAAAGCCCCCAAAACCGCAAAGAAACCCCCAACCGGCTGTTACAATTAATGCAGCAAATTAAAGAAAGAACCCGCGCTTTAATTTTGCTATCTGCCACCCCTATGCAAATAGACACCATAGAAGTATTTGATTTGTTGCAATTATTGGGATTAAAAGGCCATTGGAATTATGGCGATAACTTCTGTAATTATTTTACCTCATTAACAGACAAACCAGACCGCTACACCTTAGATTTTTGGCAACAAATGTCAACTGATTATTATCAGCAAGGAGGAAAAGCCTGTCAACGCCTCGAACAATATTTAACCAAAACTGACCGCTTACTATCCTATCGTCTTAAAGATACTTGGCAGAAAAGTTTAAAAATATCTAACTCGAAACATTGCCTAGCTGATGAATCATTTATGACAGCATCCCGGCAATATCTGACAATTAATACACCCATCAAAGATTTAATGTTTCGCCACACCCGCGATACCTTGCGAGAGTATCACCGACGAGGGCTTTTAGAGAAAGGAATTCCTGAAAGAAAAGTTCAAGACAACGCAATTACTTTAGAGGAAAATAGAGAAATTCCCTTATATCGCGCCGTGAGTGATTATGTCCGCCATTTTTATAAATTAGCCGAAAAAGAAAACCGCAAAGCTTTAGGGTTTTTAATGACACTTTACCGTAAACGTTTAACCAGTTCTTTTTATGCCATTAAAGAATCGTTACAGCGCCGATTAGATGGCATTAATATAACCCCCGATGACTTAGGAGATTTAGAAGATGCAGACGATCCAATTATTGAAGGATTAGAGTCTTATTTTGAACGAGCAGATCCCGAAGAAATTGGATATTTACAGGATTTATTACAGCAATTTGAGGACACCGGCGAAGATAGCAAACTTTCTCATTTTATTAGTATTCTGCGGCAAGAATTAAGAGATAGAGAAAGTGCAATTGCTTTTACGCAATATACAGACACAATGGACTATTTGCGGGAAGCTTTACGTCAATTATACGGCTCCCAAGTAGCTTGTTATTCTGGAAGAGGCGGAGAAATTTATCAAAATAGCGAATGGCGAATTGTGCCAAAAGAGCAAATTAAAAAGCAATTTCGAGCAGGAAATATTAAAATTTTACTATGTACAGAATCCGCTTCAGAAGGGTTAAATTTACAAACTTGTGGGGTATTGGTTAACTATGATATGCCTTGGAACCCGATGCGGGTTGAGCAAAGAATAGGCCGGTTAGATCGCATTGGTCAAGTATATCCGACCGTAAGAATTCATAATTTTTATTATGATGGTACGGTTGAGGCAAAAGTGTATCGAAAGCTGAGAGATAGGATTGATGCTTTTCAAAGTGTGGTGGGTAATTTACAGCCTATTTTAGCAAAAGTTCCCACGTTTATTGAACGAGCAGCGATGAGTGCAGATCCAGAAGAAGAGGGGGTTTTGCTGGCAGAATTTGATAATGTTTTGGAAGCGCCACCTTTAAGGCCGGCATTAGATGAAATGGTAACAAGGGATGTAGAAGCCGACTTATTAGAAATTAATCGAGCAATTGCGCCGGCACTGATTTGTTCGGAAAAGATAGAGGAATTGCTAACGAATTCTTTGGTTATTAAGCAGATAGGGGGGAATTTTGAAAAGCTAGAATCGCGTATTTGGCAGTTGAGTTATCAAGGTAAAATCTATGAGGTGACGTTTTATCCAGAGTGCTTTGATGAGAGGCCGGGTTTACAGTATATGAGTTGGGGAAATCCGCTTTTTGAGCGGTTAATGGGTGAGGTTCAGAAGGTATTGGGGGTCGGATAAAAAAAACCACGTTCACTAACTGGCCCTGCAATATCCATCTACCACTGTACAAAAACTAACCTTGCAATATCCTCTAATAAAAATCAGACCTACAAGCTGACATACTTTTGTGAACTTAAAATTTTACAGCCCTTGATTTATCTAGTTTCTAGCACGCTTATCGCCCTTGAAGTTAATAATTTGATACAGAAATTTTTTATTTAATCTTGAATGTACTCTGTACCTGTAAGTAAAGCAAGCTCAGCCCTTACAAATTCGCGCCCTAAATAGGCAGCATGGTCTAATAGTGT of Ancylothrix sp. D3o contains these proteins:
- a CDS encoding DUF499 domain-containing protein; its protein translation is QVGRTEAKQDLQIRRDSIFAKKLFTLISAPQSPSDVDDIPDDVALCLIDFGEAMVQNSTDEAPYLIEQIFNNTGESGKFRTYRNRLLFLVANERELEKAIDLVREYKAIQNILASQTRLEDLSESQRKQIKERKGGKDLEVRVALTNAYRHLFYPDQDPVKAPKGLKHYTLPAEDSSMVKGKNNQQDVILKALKDCQKIRSDEEIKPYAPAFILQKVWPAGLEHFSVKALRDEFAKNLSLKILLDAEISLLRDTIRRGLEEGQWDMKVGEKLYIKTNDSPLFLPDVIEFSDRMVLYRREILQPPVPKEIELSTVVMPATEAAKLVRVRWKAKGALSVSLYQDGELLSNTFRPSDEWEGKIEKAAVFRVVADYGNGEIIEKETAVNVTSTGTPGMVKNGGGVYTTAGTVSLFDLKPATIELEGSLNGVFTQFMDQCLDFKVRGIESLDLSVSQGMDYRKIGTAIPLFSRFKLQIDKTVSLTANDQFVRLEYQGSVRGFQSFFTTINTLLNSEGTKADISLKISFEFETPIQPQGTELNAIKQALNRNPVDHLSLRAKVVY
- a CDS encoding DUF1156 domain-containing protein, yielding MRPKLFIEKIFPVNDLNTQVYYEHGGNPFKGLHRWYSRKPLSFSRASVLASILPDDISLEEFKYLLGYYPEKEGLKPDPDIKLYKTPPGKFRLKKVHDYCEKVWGNRTPTILDAFAGGGSIPFEAARYGLNVLASDLNPVAVVTMKAAMEYPLKFGPDLQHDIDKWVKWVGDEAEKRLADFFPSAPGETVQNYLWAHTVVCPSCQSVVPLSPNWWLSKTSNYAGKGQARKVTSDWYAVKPIPNLAQKRVDFELVKGKKGKESTIKTEAGEYDPNTLSTLSRAVGKCFNCNAIITEQEIKGYTSVNNFGHQLYAVAYKKNKSILEFRNPEELDFYGFQKAQQYLNEAYPEFITKGLIPNEPTSTDLHNSPGNYDYGLRKYEDLFNPRQLLTLVTYVEIINEAKALLQAEYEPEKVEAITTYLALVLDRCVDKNCRLSMWDASRASYRTASGMHALNLMWNYPEVNSSIELWQSCLEDATKDYQKLCALFSTKPPSTGLEGIEQYDPKTIKIDAASADSLYHIPDNSVNAIITDPPYYSTIPYADLSDFFYVWMKRTLGDIFPELFWSELTEKAKEAVANPFRFRNMGTSPDELAKQDYEAKMALAFAEYYRVLREDGVMTVQFNHKESGAWDVLTKSLIDSGFEITASWAVSTENPQNLHQAQKNSVSSTVLLVCRKRDPNAEQAWWDDLRPEVANLVEQRAPEFEANDITGIDLYLSAFGPALNVFSRSYPILDSSGEEVRPEVAFAEARKAIANYRFRKLAQTDTAGFDALTQWYLLAWDAFRAVEFPFDEARQLALAIGGFNVTNLAKEHKLIDSTSGTCKFLTPKQRLKKRAFSINPQDFTLQNLVDGLHAIIAIYQEEDDIQRVREFMKKTNLVSNDMFMRTIEVALKVIPRIGDEKKRIPEEKALLDLWLAMDEIKAKVVYEQMELNFEEGQLSLDFSGDNTES
- a CDS encoding Uma2 family endonuclease translates to MLLLDPKTLQPAEEQRVIFYEVSWEQYELLSDMLNLEFTRMTYLEGSLEIIMTNSPEHERLKKIIARLIEAYAEQKNIELNGYGSTTFRRRAVKRGVEPDECYCLGSLNEVPDIAIEIVISSGGIDKLEVYKGLGVKEVWFWENQQLSFYYLPDTDADYVQNSRSVLLPDLDPILLANFIGESNQTQAVRNYKLALINDGN
- a CDS encoding SNF2-related protein, which encodes MNFQKHPWRISYSSNENNPIAEFYIPALQSAIKYDRKSGFFNSKILSRVAQGIGAMLHNNGQIRLIMGCQFSPQDLQAIQQGYSLRDAMTFRLEDDFKPPETFAQLHHFEILSWLIQNGYLDIKIAIPLKTTGLPEAPETQLDYNHIFHEKTGIFTDSNGNQIAFSGSNNETEAGWQSNVESFHVYCSWEGERDLERISEEQYRFELLWNNLAPNVCTFDIPEAIQKKLLQYAPASKPNWNRQIEFDNRPVSNQKPLVTTNQPPEIPSLNYTISPENLEAEKQNFSPLFDLPKSPGCLDYCLKSIPIKPWPHQIKILRRVAEQYPCNFLIADEVGLGKTIETGLILRYLLVSQKAKRILILAPASVQPQWQEELREKFNLYFWSYSQNELKNSDGSSIIPTGNPWNAQNLILASSHLVRRSERMRELIEAEPWDLVVLDEAHHARRQSPQNRKETPNRLLQLMQQIKERTRALILLSATPMQIDTIEVFDLLQLLGLKGHWNYGDNFCNYFTSLTDKPDRYTLDFWQQMSTDYYQQGGKACQRLEQYLTKTDRLLSYRLKDTWQKSLKISNSKHCLADESFMTASRQYLTINTPIKDLMFRHTRDTLREYHRRGLLEKGIPERKVQDNAITLEENREIPLYRAVSDYVRHFYKLAEKENRKALGFLMTLYRKRLTSSFYAIKESLQRRLDGINITPDDLGDLEDADDPIIEGLESYFERADPEEIGYLQDLLQQFEDTGEDSKLSHFISILRQELRDRESAIAFTQYTDTMDYLREALRQLYGSQVACYSGRGGEIYQNSEWRIVPKEQIKKQFRAGNIKILLCTESASEGLNLQTCGVLVNYDMPWNPMRVEQRIGRLDRIGQVYPTVRIHNFYYDGTVEAKVYRKLRDRIDAFQSVVGNLQPILAKVPTFIERAAMSADPEEEGVLLAEFDNVLEAPPLRPALDEMVTRDVEADLLEINRAIAPALICSEKIEELLTNSLVIKQIGGNFEKLESRIWQLSYQGKIYEVTFYPECFDERPGLQYMSWGNPLFERLMGEVQKVLGVG